The Primulina eburnea isolate SZY01 chromosome 8, ASM2296580v1, whole genome shotgun sequence genome contains a region encoding:
- the LOC140838696 gene encoding cytochrome P450 710A11-like, whose amino-acid sequence MGFQWSIVTACVPYLISFIALILLFEQISYLKKKGFLPGPPLVLPFVGNAISLVANPTKFWDIQSSYAKSTPLGISANYIIGRYIVYIYSTDHSHKVFANVRDDAFHLVGHPFGKKLFGEHNLIYMLGQEHKDLRRRIAPNFTLKALQTYTDIQQRIIIKHMESWCKKAQNKSIPLRILCRDMNLETSQTVFVGPYLTQEARKRFNVDYNLFNVGLMKLPFDLPGFAFRNARLAVQRLAETLAGCAEESERKMKSGEEPTCLIDFWMQENVREASENSFEYSCKEIGGHLFDFLFASQDASTSSLLWAVTYLDSHPQVLTRVREEVANYWVPEKGGLITGENLREMKYTEAVAREVVRIRAPATMVPHIAGVDFPLTENYTIPKGTIVFPSVFDSSFQGFSDPERFDPDRFMSDRQEDRIYKKNYLVFGAGAHQCVGQRYAINHLKLFIALFATLIDAKRDRTDGCDEISYVPTIVPKDECRVFLSRRCT is encoded by the coding sequence ATGGGATTTCAGTGGAGTATAGTTACAGCATGTGTTCCGTACCTAATCTCCTTCATAGCTCTTATCTTGCTTTTTGAACAGATTTCTTATCTGAAGAAGAAGGGATTCTTGCCAGGTCCGCCTCTTGTTCTTCCCTTCGTCGGCAACGCCATCTCCCTGGTCGCAAATCCCACCAAATTCTGGGACATCCAATCGTCCTACGCCAAGTCCACGCCATTGGGAATATCCGCAAACTACATCATCGGGCGTTACATTGTTTACATTTACTCCACTGATCACTCCCACAAAGTCTTTGCCAACGTACGCGACGATGCCTTCCACCTCGTTGGGCACCCCTTTGGCAAGAAACTCTTCGGTGAGCATAATCTAATCTACATGTTGGGCCAAGAGCATAAAGATTTGCGCCGCCGGATAGCACCCAATTTCACCCTCAAAGCTCTCCAAACGTATACTGATATACAGCAGCGGATTATTATCAAGCACATGGAGTCATGGTGCAAGAAAGCTCAAAACAAGTCGATCCCACTCCGCATCCTCTGCCGCGACATGAATTTAGAAACCTCGCAGACTGTCTTCGTGGGACCTTATCTGACTCAGGAGGCGCGTAAGCGGTTTAATGTGGATTACAATTTGTTCAATGTTGGGCTGATGAAACTTCCTTTCGACTTACCGGGATTCGCCTTCAGAAACGCGCGGCTTGCTGTGCAGAGACTGGCGGAGACGCTCGCTGGTTGCGCGGAGGAAAGCGAGAGGAAAATGAAATCCGGAGAAGAACCCACTTGTTTGATAGACTTCTGGATGCAAGAAAATGTGAGGGAAGCATCCGAGAATTCATTCGAGTACAGCTGCAAAGAAATCGGTGGCCATTTATTCGACTTCCTCTTTGCTTCACAGGACGCATCGACGTCGTCCCTGCTGTGGGCGGTGACCTATTTGGATTCACACCCTCAGGTTCTGACCAGAGTACGCGAAGAGGTAGCCAACTACTGGGTACCAGAAAAAGGTGGCCTCATCACGGGAGAAAATCTGAGAGAAATGAAGTACACAGAAGCGGTGGCGCGTGAGGTCGTGAGGATCAGAGCTCCGGCGACTATGGTGCCACACATAGCCGGCGTAGACTTCCCGTTGACAGAAAATTACACCATTCCTAAGGGCACCATCGTCTTTCCGTCCGTCTTCGACTCTTCTTTTCAAGGGTTCAGCGACCCGGAACGGTTCGACCCGGATCGGTTTATGTCGGATCGACAAGAGGACCGGATTTATAAAAAGAACTATTTAGTATTCGGGGCCGGGGCCCACCAATGTGTGGGCCAGAGGTACGCCATTAATCATCTGAAGCTCTTCATCGCGTTGTTTGCCACGTTAATTGATGCAAAGAGGGACAGAACGGACGGCTGCGATGAAATCTCGTACGTACCGACCATTGTCCCTAAGGACGAGTGCAGGGTGTTCCTTTCGCGGAGATGTACATAA